The following DNA comes from Bos indicus isolate NIAB-ARS_2022 breed Sahiwal x Tharparkar chromosome 3, NIAB-ARS_B.indTharparkar_mat_pri_1.0, whole genome shotgun sequence.
CCTCAGTCCCATCCAGAAGGTGTCGGGACAAAGACAACTCCTCCCCTCACCTGCAACAGGCAAGTTTATCTCACTAGGGCTGGTCCCCCAGTCTTCTCCCGTCTCACCAGCTGCCCCTGTCCCATCCCAAGCTAAACTGGGAAACAGCAAGATTCCTTCTTCCTCGTCCATGGTTCACTAATGCAGCAAATATTTAGAGAGCTTCTGTGAGTACAAGACCCTGGGTTAGGCTGAGATCTGGGGCGCCAGCAGTGAAAGAGGCGCCCAGGGTTCCTGAGCGCAGGCAGCTGACGCGCTGAAGGGGAAGACATAGGCGAGACATAAAGTGACATCCTTGCTACATCCCTCACCGTTCAGTGATTCTACCAAGAATCATTTCTTGAACACCCATGCAAAGGCAGGTGCTCTGCTAGGCACTTGAGACTTCTCAGTGAGTAAACACACAAGAGTCCCTCCTCTTCTCAAATGCAAAATTGTTCTAGGCATTAGAAAGGTGTGGGTCTGTCAATCTGCCACCTCCTTCCCTTCAAGGTTTAGAAAGAGCCAACGATTAATTACATTTTAGCTTGTCTTCTCTTGGGAAAAACCTCAATCCTGTTAAGCCCTGAGAAGAGATCTCATTCTCTGTCTAAATCCCCCAGCAGGGGAAGGATCTAGAGGGCAAGATCTAGACCCTTTGCATTCCTCTCCATCTATTTAAGTGGCTCAGCCTCAAACCCCAAGTCCTGGGTCAGCCCCTGGCCAGTGAGGAGGTCCCCAGGGGAGGTTTGGCCCAGCCTAGCTGTGGGGCAGTGTCCTGCTCAGACCCCACTCCCCTTCCCCAGTCTCCccactcttctctctttccttcctctttcacttccttctcccctgccttcttctttcccttcctgcTAAGGGGACTATTTCCCCCCCAAGGCCCAGACGCAGCCCTCGCTCCCTGGGAGTGGACCATGCACTGCAGCTGCTTGGCCAAGGGCCTCCCTGCCATCTCCGCTGCTGGTAACGCCTGGATCCCAGGTGAGCCTCTGCCAGGGGTCCCAGCGGCGCTCCAGAGGAGGCCTCGGGGAGCAGTGGGGCGGTGCTGactcccctctccaccccaggCCTGGCCTTCCCCGACTGGGCCTACAAAGCCGAGTCATCCCCGGGCTCCCGGCAGATCCAGCTGTGGCACTTCATCCTAGAGCTGCTGCAGAAGGAGGAGTTCCACCATGTCATTGCCTGGCAGCAGGGAGAATACGGGGAATTCGTCATCAAGGATCCAGACGAGGTGGCCCGCCTCTGGGGCCGCAGGAAGTGCAAACCACAGATGAATTACGACAAGCTGAGCCGGGCCCTCAGGTGAGAGGAGGCAGCCAACGTGACCAGAGAGGGAAGAGTTCAGAGAAAAAGGCTGTGGTTTCTGGCACCCCTGTCCAATTCCCGCCCCTCTGAGGCTTGGGAAATGCTCTGGAGTGTGTCTAGCGGTTATCCAAGAACAGCTAGGGGTCAATCTTGCCAATCTTGGGGAGCAGGGATATGGCTGGGTCTCTTGAATGCATCCTCCCTGCCAACCTCCTGCTCTCATCCTTGGGATCTCCAGATATTACTACAATAAGAGGATCCTGCACAAGACCAAAGGCAAAAGGTTCACTTACAAGTTCAACTTCAGCAAGCTCATCGTCGTTAACTACCCTCTGTGGGAGATCCGGACGGCCCCGTCCCCCTACTTGCTGCTGGGGGCCCCTGCTCTATTTCAGCCAGCGCTGCTCCCCATGGGTGTGAAGAGTGAGGTAGGCACGAAAGCCGGGCCTGTCCCCAGAGCTCCACCAGACCTCGCCTCTCCATCCAGAATGCCCCCACCCTCCTCTCTGCCTTGGGGGCCCATTAGCTTTCAATGTTCTTCTCCCCCTGCATCCAAGTCCCCGAGTGTCCCAGGGGCAGAAGTGATATTCTGAATCACCCCTCCATTTTTAACAATCCCGACAATATAGCCTGTGAGAGAGGGCAACTCCTTCTGCACCAGGCATGACTCCTTTAATGATGGGTCACAAGGAAGGGGGTTGGGTCTCCAGAGAGGGTGCAGGACATGTGGGCAGTGCTGACTTAAGAACCATTATGagactatttcattattttaatgactGGTTGTTAAACAATGTGTACTGTGGAATACATACCAAGGAGGGACCGTTCCACCCCCGTGCCTGCCTCTCCTCACTCCCCAGCTCCTACACAGCATGCTGTTCACCCATCGGGCCATGGCGGAGCAGCTGGCTGGACAGTGGACCCCTCAAGGGCCACCAGAGGCCTCTGGGAACAAGAAGgggagcagcagcagtgtccaCCGTGAGTGCTCGCGCCTGGAAAGGGCCCAGGGAATTTTGAACAGAGGAGGGGAGAACCCTTCAGATTGAGCGCATGGAAGAGCGGGCATGAGTCCGGGAACACATCGTGTATACAATCAACAAACATTTAGTGCACACCAGCTatttactcagagaaggcaatggcaacccactccagtactcttgcctggagaatcccatgggcgggcgagcctagtgggctgccatctacgggggtcacacagagtcagacacaactgaagcgacttagcagcagctgccgCTATTTACTAGGTGTGGGGGTCCACGTGTGAAAGACGGCCCTCAGGATGCTCAGAGACAAGTGAGGAGCAGAAATAGGAGGGTGGTCAGTGACCAGTACTGGGATTCAGGGAAGCGCAAGGTGCACttggggcttcctggaggaggctaCACCTGAGCAGGtgaagaagatggagaaagatgtccaggcagagggaacagcatttATAATGGAAAAAGCTGCCAATGAGCGTAGTCAAATCTGAAGATCTGCTGGTAGCTTACATGGTCAGAGTGAGGCATGTCAGGAGCAGGgatgaggagaaagaggagagacacAGCTGACAAGATGATGCTGGCAAGGGAAATGGGCGTTTAGTCCCAGAAAGCCTCAGAAGCCATGCTGAAGGGCTTGGACTTAATCCTGAAAGCAAAAGGAACCCAGAGGGAGAAACGTGTCCAGATGTTCATTTTACAAAGACAACTTGGGATGTATGTAGAGTTGGGGATGTAGGATGCCTACAACCGGTGTTGGAGGCTTTTGAAGATCTAGGTAGCTGGTGACGGAGCCAGAACCAAGGCAAGGGCCTGGGTGCAAAAGGAGGCCCAGTTGAAGAGAAATTGGGAAGATacatttcactcattcattcactcattactTCTTTCAACAGATAGCTCATGAGCTCCTGTTgaatgtgccaggccctgtcctaGGGCTTGGGGCGCCAACGTGAGCAAGATTGCCTTTATAAAGCTTGTAGGCAAGAGGGATATTCAGTTAATAAGCCAACAAACTGACAAGTATTGGTATCTGTACCAAATGCTAGAGAAGCTCAGGGTGCAGAGAGCAGCCAGGAAGACTTCCTTGACAAAGtggcatttgagctgagacccagaatgtaaactggtgccaGCTTAGTTCAGAGGGAGAGAGGCAAGCATATGGCAAGCAGAGAGCACAAAGTGTGCAAAGGTTCTGGGGCAGGAAAGAGGCACTGGGAGCTCACCAGTGTGGCAGCACACGGCGATTGAGGGGGACACGGTAAAAATGCAGGCAGGGGCCTCCTCTTCTGGGGCTGTAACCTGGGGAGCAGCAAAATCAGATTTTTTGTGACAGAGATCCTTGACCAACCATAGGCTCTTCTGCAGAGGCCCACGACATGTCCCTCCACTTCTGGCAATTTTGTGGAACAAAGACCCTTGGCCTTAGCCCCACTCCAGTGCAGCTGGGAGTCCAGAGGTCCCACCTCCCAGAGAATGCAGAGCACCTGGCTCCAGGCCCTCACGAGTGCAGCCAAggctgggggtgtggggtggCCCAAGGCCTGCCAGGACTCGCAGGGCCACAAGTCAGGCAGCCTAGAGCAAGATAGCACCTGAACACCTCCCTGTTCTTCCACTCTCAGCCACCCCTTCCTAGTTCTGGGAATGCCCTGGGCACAGAGCTTCTCTCTTTGAGAAActatcagggggaaaaaaaaagtattctctgGCGAGCCCCAGCTTGGAGTTGTTTcgcacctccctgccctctgTGGGTACAGGCCCTACCTGTGCTGGGGCCCTGAGGCATGCTGAGCAGGTTAGGTCACTGGAAGGCCAGCAGCACCCACATGGCCCACTTCTGGACTGGGATTCCAGAAGGCGGTGCCAACCCCTCACTCCGCCTTCACTCTCAACTGCTTCTGGGCAGCCGAGAGGCCAGGACTACTGAGCCAGCGGCAGGAAGCCACAGGGCTAGAGCTAGgaatgggaggggaaggggaggaaggctCTTAGAACCATCCCCTCCACTTGCCTGCTCAGCTGTGAGGCTCTGAGGGAGACGCTGTCCTTGGAACCCCCAAGGGATACAGCCTTGCTGGGGAAAAACAACAGTCCCCGCTTCACCTAAGAATCCAAGGAAAGGACAGTGATTCAGGAGAAGGtacatgctgggcttccctggtggctcaggtggtcaagaatccacctgcaatgcaggagacctgggttcaatccctgggggagatcccctggagaagggactggctacccactctggtactctggcctggagaattctgtggacagaggagcctggcattctacagtccatgTAGAGGCTACATTCCATACTTGTATGacctttgcttccctggtggctcagatggtaaagaatcctcctacagcgcaggagacgtgggttcagtccctgggttgggacgatcccctggaggaggaaatgacaacccattccaatattcttgcctggagaatttcacgggcagaggagcctggagggctacaatccatggggtctcatagtgtcagacacaactgagcaactaagacagaTACACAACGCTGGCAGGGGTGTCCATGCTTTGCCTCATGAAAGATTATCTTAACCGTTTTCCCCTTTCACACATCCAATGTCAGAAATTTGTTCTTACCAAATAAATTGGATGAATTAAGTAATAACTAGATGgtttttccggagaaggcaatggcactccactctagtactcttgcctggaaaataaatcccatggacggaggagcctggtaggctgcagtccatgaggtcgctaaagagttggacacaactgagcaacttcactttgacttttcactttcatgcactggagaaggaaatggcaacccactccagtgttcttgcctggagaatcccagggacggggaagcctggtgggctgccgtctgtggggtcacacagagtcggacatgactgaagcgacgtagcagcagcagcaaatggttTTTCCAGGTTTTACCAGCTATAGCCCTGCTGGTGTTACCACCTTGAGTTCATACTTGACCTTGCTAAGAAAAAAATGTGGAACTGGacttaggttttgtttgtttggttggtcgGTTAGttgttttcaataattttatgtatttggctgtgcaggcttttctctagctgtgtacacaggcttctcatcacagtggcttctcttgttgccaagcacaggctctggggtgtgcgggcttcagtagctgcggcacacgggcttagtgaCAACTCCCGGGCTCTAAAGCACGGGCTCGATAGTGTGGCGCATGGtcttagttgggcttcccaggtggctcagtggtaaagaatccccctgccgacacaaaagacccaggttcgatccctggatcgggaagatcccctggagtaggaaatggcaacccactctggtattcttgcctggaaaattccatggacagaggagcctggagggttccagtccatggggtctggagaatcagacatgactgtgtgtgCACGTATGCACGCACATGTGCCCGCACACACGcacgcgtacacacacacacacacacacgggcttaattgctccgctgcatatgggatcttcccagaccagggattgaattcatgtctactggattggcaggcatattctttaccactgagccaccagagaagctctggaGTTAGGTTTTTTGAACTATAGGAAGTGGTGTGAAATTCTATATAATCATTCTCAGAGATCCCAGGCTAGGAACCCCTATTGTAGGATGCTGGGGAAATGGGGTAGGTTTGGAAGGAGGGAGAGCTTCTTGGAGGAAGAGAGCTATGGGCCAGAGCCAGCCAGAGCAGGGGAAGGCTAGGGTTCACCCCACACACATTGGCCTCACAGTTCTGCAGGCCCCTTTGTACCCGTGACACTGCTTGATCTTAGCTGGGAGAGGAggttttatggatgaagaaactgagacctgaGAATTTAAATGACAAACCCAGAGCGACACAGCCAGCTCTTTGCCAGACTAGAACAGAACTAGAGTCTTCTTCTACAGGGAtgaggagagagaagaatggatCCATTGAATTATGGCAAAGAATAGCCTCAATTCATTCATCCAATGcatttttattgagcacttaatacACGCCAGGCTGGGCTGGATCCCAGgatccaaaacaaaacagacgCAGTTCCTGCCCCCACAGTGTCGGGGACACAGATATTAAGTAATCTCACAAATGACTCCCGATTCTGAACAACAGGCCCTGGAGGAGAGAACCaggaaggagagggggagggtTGTCCAGGGGCTTTCACCCAGGCTGGGGAGGCGTGGAGGCTTCCCCAAAGAAATGACATTTATGATGAGAcgtgaagcaaagaaaaaaggaaagtgcCCGGGTGGGGAGAGAAAGTTTCAAGCAGGAGCAAAAAGAAATAGGAAGTGGGTCATAAAAGGGGGCATCTCCAACGGTGGACACTCACtgaccctttctctctctccttctctccccttctctctgtctctctctctccctaggACTTGGCTCTGCCCCGGTCCCCTGCCGGCCTGGCCCTtgctgccacctggggagccccctgAACGACCTGCCCAGTTTTGCCTCCTTCACCCCTCCCCTACCATTCGCTGTCCCCTCCAACTGGCCCCGCCTCTCAGCACCCTTCTTGCCCCCTGTCGCCCCAGAGCTGCCCTTCCCAGGGTCCTCCACGCCAGGCACCCTGCTCCCAGGATCCATTTGTGCCCCAGCAGCCCAGCATTTTCCAGAGCTTCCACTGTTGGCCAGACTGGCGCAGGGGGCTGAGGAGAGGCTCCGACTCTGGTCCCTGAGGCCCGAGGGGCTGGAGGTAAAGCCCGAGACCACATCGGCTCCCAGGGAGGGCTTCTCCTCAGAGAGACAGGAAACCAGCACTGGAGAGGAAGGCCCCGCATCCCCCAGTCTGGCGAGCTTCAAAGCGGTGTGGCCCCTGGATCCTCCTTAATGGGGGAGGAAGGTGTGAAGTTGGGAGGAGTCCCCCAAACTCCCTCTGTCCTCTTGTCTACCTCCCTCTGGCTTTTCACCTTCCCCTGGCTGGAAGCAGGGTGATTGAAGGGGTGGAGCTGGACCCAAGGGGACGGGGGCATCCCAGGGAAGGAGTATATGTGAGGACGGGAAATCCGAGGCAGTGCGCCCCCTCACCAAACTGCTGATCACGTTAAGGAGACATTCttaatctcaatttttttcttttttgagggaGATGAGAAAGAGGTTCCCATCATTTGAAAGACCCCATACCTGCCCACACAAGAGGGGAAATTAAGAGTCTAAGCTGGGAATGGGTCAGGAGTTGTTTTGTTCCCCAAGTCTCAGGGcaatttctttcttctgtggGCCACTGTCCCTCACCCAGGCTAAGGTGTCCCATCTCTTTCCTGTGCCTCCACGTGCTTCTCTCCTACCCCTCTGCTTTCTGTGACCCTGGGAGCTCCTGTCACCTTCTTTCTCCAAGACCTAAGCAAGTGGGATCAGGAGGGACGGGCCTCCTCAGCTCTGTAACTCTCCACAGCAAACCACAAATAAAATGCCCTTGGCAAACCGCCCTCTTGGCTGACCACCCACTGCTGCCCTCTGATCTGGTGTGGAGCTAAAGGCCACCCCAGATTTCTGATgggaagaggtgggaggagggggtctGGGAGGGATCCTGAGGCCTAGTAGAAATCGAGCCAGCCAGTCTCCTCCCTCTGCCGCCATCATGTCCCAGAGAGAAAGGCTGAGGCTGCAGCCCGAGTCGCTCCCCAGACCAGTGGGAAACCAGCCTCAAGGAAGGAACTTCAGAGCAGAGCAGAGGTCTTCACAGGTTGACCGCCCCCGCCTCAGGTCCCTGCCATGGGCTTCTAAGCAGAGTTCTAAGGGCCTGGGGATGAAGTACGGTGTTGACAGGGTTCCCCATTGAAGCATCAGGTGGctgggggaagaggagagaggggtcttTTGTTCAAACAAGGAAAAGCCATCAGAAAAGAACGTTCCAGGAGCCAAGGGAACAGAACCATGTTGCTCTGCTATCTCTAGGCTGCCAATTACAGGCTTCGGATTTATCTCTACTCCCTTCCCACGATGGAGAGCAGAAACTAAGGAGGCTCAGAGGGTGCCTTTTGCCCCTTGTTTGTCCCTGCCTCTCATCCAACGAGTAGGGGTGCTTCCTTCTCTCGGGGCTCCCTGTTCATTCTGCTTTTCACTGCCGCGCAGGCCTTATTCGTGGCAGATGCGTGTTCTCATGGATGGAATGGGGAAGAAGACACCCAGAGAAAGGTGGGGCTAAGCACTCACCCCACAGAAAGGTTAAGATGATCAAGGAACCAGCCCACAGGCTTCCAAGCTGGATAGAGGCTGGGAGAAAGGGTCTGTGAGTGGTCTTCATCTTAGTCTCTCTCTCTTACCCCAGATGCCAAAAAAGGGGGACCTCAGACTGTCTCTCCCAGGAGATCCTAGGAGCTACAGTGAAAACTGCTTCTCATTCGCTCCCAAAGTCACAGGCCCATCCCCAGTCCTACTGAAAGGATGAACCCCCAGCCTGGGGCTTTCCCATCATCCTGCCCAGTTTAGGGAGACAAAGAGCTAATGTTGTCTGCTTCAACACAAGGAAATGGATCTCACTGTCACAGGGCTAGTGTCCTCTTCAGAGAGGCCAGTGTCAAGGACAGGGCCCCATAGACAGGGGCCCCCATGTGCCTTCTGCCTGACCCCTCCTCCTCTTCAGTGGCTTGCTGTTGCTATGACCCCCAGGTTTCAGGCAATGAAAACTGCTTTATGGTCACTTTTCTAAAGTTTGTTTTTGGAGGAGGTGAACCCAGGAGACTGAAAGCTCAGCTTCAGAGGACGTAAATTTCCAGGCGGCACACTCTGCCATTTAGACAACAGGTTCAAGGTGAGCAGAggttctcaacctcagcactaatGACATTTGGCAAAATTCTCCGTTGGTAAGGAGTTATCCTACGCATTCCCGGCCTCTATGTACCAGTAGCActctccccatctctcctctTCTAGACCTGATGAAATGTCCTCCCAGGGGAAGAAACCGTACCCGCTTGAGAATCACTTAAGAATGGCTTCAGCAAGTCCAGATGTCCTAAGACGGGACCCTGGCTCCGCCAACGCCGAGAACTATTGATGTCCACATTGCAGGAGTGCCCTCTGGTGGCCAGAATCAAGGATCGCGATCAGAAGGGCTTAGCGCTCCCTACTAGGCTGAATGAGTAAAGCCCGCCAGGAGCCTGTGATGAGCACCTTGGAGTCTTCTTAGGGAAGGAAGAGAGTTGCAAGATAGGAATCCCATTTGCAAGCCATGGACTGTTCACTAAAGGATCCACAAATCTAATGGGAAAACAGAGGGTAGATTGTCGATTCTTCTGGTACAATCTGCTGCAGCCATCAACCCTAGACATTACACCCTCTGGCCCTCTGGGGCTGTTAGGCTTCCCCTGGGAAGAGCACCAAGCAGCTACTCAACCTTCTTCTAGGAGGAGTGGGAACTGGGCTGAGACGCAGCAAAGTGAGCTCACCAACCGCCCCTGACCCAGGCTCCTGGGCTCGTCACACCAGACGCAGCGACAGAAGCACGCCTGGGTTCCGGCAGAGTTTTAGGGTGTCAGGACTCCCAGACTTCATGAACCACACATTAATAGCCAGAAGGGACCTTTGAGATCATCCAGTTCAACCCTCTAATTTTATAGGCCCAGAGAGAAGAAGGGACTTGTTCAAAATCATACATGTAGAGGAACCAAATTTAGAATATAAATTTCCTAATTATCAGTTAATGCTCTTTTCATCTCACCATAATCACTTGGACTGAGACTTGAGGCCCTTAAAATTCCTTAGAAATAAGagcatattatatattaacagggaagttttttaagttatttctgtgtgatttttttctaattgtattacagttgatttttactttttttttacatggttgatttacaatgttgcttaCAATGTTTACAAATTTAGAcgattccattatatatatatattctttttcagtatatatatatatatatatatataattcttttcagattcttttccattatagattattacaagatattgaatagagttccctgtgctgtatagtacaTCTTGTTTGGTATCCattttctatatagtagtgtgtatcttttAATCTCAAAATCCTTGTTTATCCCTCCGtttccctttggtagccataagttagTGTTCTTTGTCTTGAGtctatgtctgttttgtaaatacgtcTTT
Coding sequences within:
- the ETV3L gene encoding ETS translocation variant 3-like protein → MHCSCLAKGLPAISAAGNAWIPGLAFPDWAYKAESSPGSRQIQLWHFILELLQKEEFHHVIAWQQGEYGEFVIKDPDEVARLWGRRKCKPQMNYDKLSRALRYYYNKRILHKTKGKRFTYKFNFSKLIVVNYPLWEIRTAPSPYLLLGAPALFQPALLPMGVKSELLHSMLFTHRAMAEQLAGQWTPQGPPEASGNKKGSSSSVHRLGSAPVPCRPGPCCHLGSPLNDLPSFASFTPPLPFAVPSNWPRLSAPFLPPVAPELPFPGSSTPGTLLPGSICAPAAQHFPELPLLARLAQGAEERLRLWSLRPEGLEVKPETTSAPREGFSSERQETSTGEEGPASPSLASFKAVWPLDPP